From Gemmatimonadales bacterium:
TGAGCGGCGGCGCGGCCGAGGGGTACCTGGCCAGTCATGCCATCGCGACACTCTACTTCTTGGTCAACCAAGCGAACGGACGCGTGGCGGCAGTGACAGCGGTGACGGACATCCTCAGTATCTGCAACGTGGCGCCGATGGGTACCCAGGACTTTCAGCGAGCCCTCGCGCTGGGATTCGCCGACTTCGAGGACGCCGTACCGGTCGCCGCCGCGCTGCAAACCGGCTGCGCCTACATCGTCACCCGAAACGCCAAGGATTTCAAAGGGTCGCCCGTGCAGATAC
This genomic window contains:
- a CDS encoding PIN domain-containing protein — protein: MDLNIVLDVVLKREPWYRDAVTLLDAVSGGAAEGYLASHAIATLYFLVNQANGRVAAVTAVTDILSICNVAPMGTQDFQRALALGFADFEDAVPVAAALQTGCAYIVTRNAKDFKGSPVQI